In a genomic window of Infirmifilum sp. NZ:
- a CDS encoding helix-turn-helix transcriptional regulator: MRRASLFAFALVVALIASSALCQPSGLVRVEVLADGTAHVVYTFPTNGSASVDLGLVGLPDPSLLILVRNEKGDTLPYAVNETAGLMTIVALDSSQVTVDYYTSTIVSKISGRWIINFTTPLPATVKLPPNATLSALYVVPTSITAEGQSVVLTYPPGPVVVAYVLPPAIKPPTPSPQAPSGAQTTPPATGAPEVKPSTQGQAGGAQQAPGALLYAAAAIVALAVLAVLLVVRRRGSKEGLSEVDEQILNLLKQSGGGLFQSELTSLVGLPTTTVWRHVRKLESMGLVAVEKRMGRNFVRLTRRP; the protein is encoded by the coding sequence GTGAGGCGTGCCTCGCTGTTCGCGTTCGCCCTCGTTGTGGCGCTCATAGCCTCTAGCGCCTTATGCCAGCCCTCCGGTCTCGTCAGGGTGGAGGTTCTCGCCGACGGCACCGCGCACGTTGTCTACACCTTCCCGACGAACGGCTCAGCCTCGGTGGACCTGGGCCTGGTCGGTCTACCCGACCCCAGTTTGCTGATACTGGTGCGTAACGAGAAGGGAGACACTCTGCCCTACGCCGTAAACGAGACGGCAGGCTTGATGACCATCGTGGCGCTGGACTCCAGCCAAGTTACCGTGGACTACTACACCTCCACCATCGTCTCGAAGATCTCCGGCAGGTGGATCATCAACTTCACAACCCCTCTCCCGGCAACGGTGAAGCTGCCCCCCAACGCCACGCTGTCGGCGCTGTACGTGGTGCCGACGAGCATCACAGCAGAGGGGCAGAGCGTGGTCCTCACATACCCCCCTGGACCCGTCGTCGTGGCCTACGTTCTCCCTCCAGCCATAAAGCCGCCCACACCTAGCCCTCAAGCCCCATCCGGAGCCCAGACCACGCCTCCAGCCACGGGCGCACCCGAGGTAAAGCCGTCCACTCAGGGTCAAGCCGGGGGAGCCCAGCAGGCTCCGGGCGCGCTCCTTTACGCCGCCGCGGCGATCGTGGCGCTGGCGGTGCTGGCAGTGCTCCTCGTCGTGAGGAGGAGGGGATCCAAGGAGGGGCTATCGGAGGTGGATGAGCAGATACTCAACCTACTCAAGCAGAGCGGCGGGGGTCTCTTCCAGTCTGAGCTTACAAGCCTGGTGGGACTCCCTACAACAACCGTCTGGAGGCACGTCAGGAAGCTGGAGTCCATGGGGCTTGTCGCGGTGGAGAAAAGAATGGGCAGAAACTTCGTGAGGCTTACAAGGCGACCTTAA
- the galT gene encoding galactose-1-phosphate uridylyltransferase, protein MSEGFNELRWNPLLGCWVIVSSRRAVRPWRAVEKCPFCPGAEETGYGWDVIVLDNKYPALKRDARKSREGVDFYRVEEAYGAAKVVVETPEHTGDLDTVPFSNLVKYVELLASLTEEECRDSRIEYVLPFRNKGEVIGVSLTHPHSQVYVLPFVPPRVKREYEMMRQHRAERGGCLICDILELERKEGARLVYENRAFTAFLPFFAMWPYEVHVYPRRHIESLTGLEPEEKALLADALKVVTAAYNALFGFSLPYMMVFHQKPCRGYEGFHMHVEFYPVHRSADKLKYPAGIEWGGWVFTYDALPEEKAEELRRAAVKAVENLKRSGYKPRGEVSSGQAGE, encoded by the coding sequence GTGTCCGAGGGGTTCAACGAGCTCAGGTGGAACCCCCTGCTGGGGTGCTGGGTCATAGTGTCCAGCAGGAGGGCTGTGAGGCCCTGGCGCGCAGTGGAGAAGTGCCCGTTTTGCCCCGGGGCTGAGGAGACGGGTTACGGGTGGGACGTCATCGTCCTCGACAACAAGTACCCGGCCTTGAAGAGAGACGCCCGCAAGTCGCGCGAGGGTGTGGACTTCTACCGCGTGGAGGAGGCCTACGGCGCCGCCAAGGTCGTCGTCGAGACGCCCGAGCACACGGGGGACCTTGACACTGTGCCCTTCAGCAACCTCGTTAAGTACGTCGAGCTCCTGGCGAGCTTGACGGAGGAGGAGTGCAGGGATAGCAGGATCGAGTACGTCCTCCCCTTCAGGAACAAGGGGGAGGTCATCGGCGTCTCGCTTACCCACCCTCACTCCCAGGTGTACGTTCTGCCCTTCGTCCCCCCTAGGGTTAAGCGCGAGTACGAGATGATGAGACAGCACAGAGCCGAACGCGGTGGATGCCTGATCTGCGACATCCTGGAGCTGGAGCGTAAGGAGGGGGCGCGCCTTGTCTACGAGAACCGCGCCTTCACCGCGTTCCTCCCGTTCTTCGCGATGTGGCCGTACGAGGTCCACGTCTACCCGCGGAGGCACATTGAAAGCCTCACGGGGCTCGAACCGGAGGAGAAGGCCCTGCTGGCCGACGCGCTGAAGGTTGTAACAGCAGCGTACAACGCCCTGTTCGGCTTCAGCCTGCCCTACATGATGGTTTTCCACCAGAAGCCCTGCAGAGGCTATGAGGGTTTCCACATGCACGTGGAGTTCTACCCCGTCCACAGGAGCGCGGACAAGCTAAAGTACCCCGCGGGGATAGAGTGGGGCGGCTGGGTTTTCACCTACGACGCCCTGCCCGAGGAGAAGGCGGAGGAGCTTAGGCGCGCGGCGGTCAAAGCCGTGGAGAACCTCAAGAGGAGCGGCTACAAGCCCAGGGGGGAGGTGAGCTCCGGGCAAGCGGGCGAATAA
- a CDS encoding galactokinase, producing MKPQEILLSRIPGSPLLVSSAPGRVDFLNTHQDYKGLPVVPIAVNLRTYVAVLEESENFEVESLNLLEEGREHRDRFPPRAPPLLPGKWWGNYLRACVAALEQRLGVRLSRGFRAVIYSEVPVGSGLSSSAALEVAFLKAVDSFFNLGLPTEELAETAFYAENTVAGIPCGRLDQYASAYGGAILLYPRPPVRVERLSISSLDFVVVDSGIRHSVADIHPRRQAELNQALSILLSQRDLPSSLRSKLRPDFSQTQWEEVSFSEVEPFLKRLPDHLARRIAFTLLMHESTMRVISSLQRGSASLDMLAREVNLQHELLRDYYDVSLPELEKMREAMLSSGALAVKLSGAGLGGSLFALTRGEREKVKVIEGAVRVGARKGWSLKPDEGARVEKAN from the coding sequence GTGAAACCACAGGAGATACTGCTCAGCCGCATCCCTGGAAGCCCCCTCCTCGTGTCCTCGGCTCCAGGACGCGTGGATTTCCTCAATACGCACCAGGACTACAAGGGCTTACCCGTTGTCCCCATAGCTGTGAACCTCAGGACCTACGTTGCAGTGCTCGAAGAGTCGGAGAACTTCGAGGTCGAAAGCCTGAACCTTCTGGAGGAGGGTCGAGAGCACAGGGACAGGTTCCCGCCGCGGGCCCCACCCCTGCTACCCGGGAAGTGGTGGGGCAACTACCTCAGAGCGTGCGTCGCGGCGCTAGAGCAGAGGCTTGGCGTCAGGTTAAGCCGGGGCTTCAGGGCCGTGATCTACAGCGAGGTCCCCGTGGGGTCGGGGCTGTCGAGTAGCGCGGCGCTGGAGGTCGCGTTCCTAAAGGCCGTCGACTCCTTCTTCAACCTGGGACTGCCCACAGAGGAGTTGGCTGAAACCGCTTTCTACGCAGAGAACACAGTCGCCGGGATACCCTGCGGCAGGTTGGACCAGTACGCCTCAGCCTACGGCGGGGCGATACTGCTCTACCCCAGGCCCCCAGTCAGGGTTGAGAGGCTGAGTATCAGTTCACTGGACTTCGTCGTCGTGGACTCCGGGATAAGGCACAGCGTCGCGGACATTCACCCCAGGAGGCAGGCTGAGCTCAACCAGGCCCTTTCAATTCTACTCTCGCAGCGCGACTTGCCCAGCTCACTCAGATCGAAGCTGAGACCCGACTTCTCGCAGACCCAGTGGGAGGAGGTGAGCTTCAGCGAGGTGGAGCCTTTCCTCAAACGCCTCCCAGACCACCTCGCGAGGCGGATAGCGTTCACGTTGCTCATGCATGAGTCGACGATGCGCGTCATAAGTAGCCTCCAGCGGGGCTCTGCCAGCCTCGACATGCTAGCCAGGGAGGTCAACCTCCAGCACGAGCTACTGAGAGACTACTACGACGTGAGCCTCCCGGAGCTCGAGAAGATGCGCGAAGCCATGCTGAGCTCAGGAGCCCTTGCCGTCAAGCTGAGCGGGGCGGGTCTCGGGGGAAGCCTCTTTGCGCTGACGAGGGGGGAGCGCGAGAAAGTCAAGGTCATCGAGGGCGCGGTGAGGGTCGGCGCTAGGAAGGGTTGGTCGCTGAAGCCAGACGAGGGCGCCAGGGTTGAGAAGGCTAACTGA